From a single Stackebrandtia endophytica genomic region:
- a CDS encoding response regulator: MRPEPATVRIVLAEDGVLLREGLAGLFDRFGFQVAATVGDAEALRDAVAEHRPDMVVTDIRMPPGFTDEGLRAAVELRRVNPTLAVVVLSQYVQHAYAADLLDSGDGRGVGYLLKDRVVDVEDFIDALRRVAAGGTVVDPQVISQLVRRRSNPLSALSPREREVLSLIAEGHSNAAIARRLFVSDPAVGKHVGNILAKLNLPPTDDTNRRVMAVLAYLRGDGESG; encoded by the coding sequence ATGCGGCCCGAGCCCGCGACCGTCCGAATAGTCCTCGCCGAGGACGGTGTCCTGCTGCGCGAGGGCCTCGCGGGGCTGTTCGACCGGTTCGGGTTTCAGGTGGCCGCCACGGTCGGCGACGCCGAGGCACTCAGGGACGCCGTCGCCGAACACCGCCCGGACATGGTCGTCACCGACATCCGAATGCCGCCCGGGTTCACCGACGAGGGGCTGCGTGCGGCCGTGGAGTTGCGTCGCGTGAATCCGACGCTGGCGGTGGTCGTGCTCAGCCAGTACGTCCAGCACGCCTATGCCGCCGACCTGCTCGACTCCGGGGACGGTCGCGGGGTCGGGTATCTGCTGAAGGATCGGGTCGTCGACGTCGAAGACTTCATCGACGCGCTGCGCCGGGTCGCGGCGGGTGGCACGGTCGTCGATCCGCAGGTGATCAGCCAACTGGTGCGGCGGCGCAGCAATCCGTTGTCGGCGCTGTCCCCTCGGGAGCGCGAGGTGTTGTCGTTGATCGCCGAAGGGCATTCCAACGCGGCGATCGCGCGACGGTTGTTCGTCTCCGATCCGGCGGTCGGCAAGCACGTCGGCAACATCCTGGCGAAACTGAACCTTCCACCGACCGACGACACCAACCGTCGGGTTATGGCCGTCCTGGCCTATCTCAGAGGCGACGGCGAGTCCGGATAG
- a CDS encoding 2-oxoacid:ferredoxin oxidoreductase subunit beta — protein MSEARVSLPLQPLKAKDFKSDQEVRWCPGCGDYAILAAVQSFLPELGLERERICFVSGIGCSSRFPYYLNTYGMHSIHGRAPAIATGLATSRSDLSVWVVTGDGDALSIGGNHLIHALRRNVNLKILLFNNRIYGLTKGQYSPTSETGKITKSTPYGSADAPFNPLSLALGAEASFVARTLDSDRKHLQQVLRDAANHQGSAFVEIYQNCPIFNDDAFEVLKSPESRDETLIRLEHGEPIVFGPEGKYCVIRNGWGVEVAETADVSADQIVVHDSTVADPSYAFALSRLSGENLDHTPIGIFRSTRRDTYDSVVRQQVAEAQSDGAADAELAKLLTGPDTWTIL, from the coding sequence ATGTCTGAAGCCCGCGTCTCCCTGCCGCTGCAGCCGTTGAAGGCCAAGGACTTCAAGAGCGATCAAGAAGTCCGCTGGTGCCCCGGCTGCGGTGACTACGCCATCCTGGCCGCGGTGCAGTCGTTCCTCCCCGAACTCGGGCTCGAACGCGAACGCATCTGCTTCGTCTCCGGCATCGGCTGCTCCTCCCGCTTCCCGTACTACCTCAACACCTACGGGATGCACTCGATCCACGGCCGCGCCCCCGCGATCGCCACCGGACTGGCCACCAGCCGCTCCGACCTGTCGGTCTGGGTCGTCACCGGTGACGGCGACGCCCTCTCCATCGGCGGAAACCACCTGATCCACGCGCTGCGACGCAACGTGAACCTGAAGATCCTGCTGTTCAACAACCGGATCTACGGACTCACCAAGGGCCAGTACTCGCCGACCTCCGAGACCGGCAAGATCACCAAGTCCACACCGTACGGTTCCGCCGACGCGCCCTTCAACCCGCTGTCACTGGCATTGGGCGCCGAAGCCTCCTTTGTGGCCCGTACCCTGGACTCCGACCGCAAGCACCTCCAACAGGTGCTGCGCGACGCCGCCAACCACCAGGGCAGCGCCTTCGTCGAGATCTACCAGAACTGCCCGATCTTCAACGACGACGCCTTCGAAGTCCTGAAATCCCCCGAATCCCGCGATGAGACCCTGATCCGCCTGGAACACGGCGAACCCATCGTCTTCGGGCCCGAAGGAAAATACTGCGTCATCCGCAACGGTTGGGGCGTAGAAGTAGCCGAAACCGCCGACGTCTCCGCCGACCAGATAGTCGTCCACGACTCCACCGTCGCCGACCCGTCCTACGCCTTCGCGCTCTCCCGCCTATCCGGTGAAAACCTCGACCACACCCCGATCGGAATCTTCCGATCAACCCGTCGAGACACCTACGACTCAGTAGTCCGCCAACAGGTAGCCGAAGCGCAAAGCGACGGAGCCGCCGACGCCGAACTGGCGAAACTCCTGACTGGCCCCGACACCTGGACCATTCTCTAA
- a CDS encoding 2-oxoacid:acceptor oxidoreductase subunit alpha, whose translation MNTVRQLDRVVIRFAGDSGDGMQLTGDRFTAETAKLGNDLSTLPNFPAEIRAPAGTLPGVSSFQIHFADTDILTPGDEPGVLVAMNPAALKANLPDVPRGATIVVNSDEFTPRNLKKVGYAANPLEDDSLEPYQVHPVPLTSLTIEALSSFDIGKNEAARAKNMFALGLVSWLYSRPTDTTESFISKKFAARPEIAQANIAALRAGHAYGETTEAFSVRYEVPPANLAPGTYRNITGNLALAYGLVASGVRAKLPVFLGAYPITPASDILHELSKHKRFGVTTFQAEDEIAAVGAALGASYGGALGVTTSSGPGIALKSETISLAVSLELPLVIVDVQRAGPSTGLPTKTEQADLMMALHGRHGEAPIVVLAPCTPSDCFHMAIEASRIALTYRTPVMLLSDGYLANGSEPWQLPDVSSLPDLRVEFATGPNHTLDDGSEVFWAYKRDPETLARPWAVPGTPGLQHRIGGLEKRDGTGDISYDPANHDHMVRIRARRIAEIPVPDVTVEDPEGQAKVLVLGWGSTYGPIGAACRALRSRGMNIAQAHLRHLNPMPANLADILDSYDKVVVPEMNLGQLSSVLRSTYGTDVVPYNQVRGLPFTSHELESVLEEVVKNV comes from the coding sequence GTGAACACCGTCCGGCAATTGGACCGGGTTGTCATCCGATTCGCGGGAGACTCCGGCGACGGAATGCAGTTGACGGGGGATCGGTTTACCGCCGAGACCGCCAAACTCGGTAACGACCTATCGACTCTGCCCAACTTCCCCGCCGAGATCCGCGCCCCCGCCGGAACCCTGCCGGGAGTGTCGAGCTTCCAGATCCACTTCGCCGACACCGACATCCTCACCCCCGGCGACGAGCCCGGCGTCCTGGTGGCGATGAACCCGGCCGCACTGAAGGCGAACCTGCCCGACGTCCCCCGCGGCGCCACCATCGTCGTCAACTCCGACGAATTCACGCCGCGAAACCTCAAGAAGGTCGGCTACGCCGCCAACCCGCTTGAGGACGACTCGCTGGAGCCGTACCAGGTTCACCCGGTCCCGTTGACCTCCCTGACGATCGAGGCACTGTCCTCATTCGACATCGGTAAGAACGAGGCGGCCCGCGCCAAGAACATGTTCGCGCTGGGCCTGGTGTCGTGGCTGTACTCGCGCCCCACCGACACCACCGAATCGTTCATCTCCAAGAAGTTCGCCGCGCGCCCCGAGATCGCTCAGGCCAACATCGCCGCGCTGCGCGCCGGCCACGCCTACGGCGAGACCACCGAGGCCTTCTCGGTTCGCTACGAGGTACCGCCGGCCAACCTCGCGCCCGGCACCTACCGCAACATCACCGGAAACCTCGCGCTGGCCTACGGCCTCGTCGCCTCCGGAGTCCGCGCGAAACTGCCGGTCTTCCTCGGCGCCTACCCGATCACGCCGGCCTCCGACATCCTCCACGAACTCAGCAAACACAAGCGGTTCGGCGTCACGACCTTCCAAGCCGAAGACGAGATCGCCGCCGTCGGCGCCGCACTCGGCGCCTCCTACGGAGGCGCGCTGGGCGTCACCACCAGCTCCGGCCCCGGAATCGCGTTGAAATCCGAGACGATCTCGCTGGCGGTGTCCCTGGAACTGCCGCTGGTCATCGTCGACGTACAACGCGCCGGACCCTCCACGGGACTGCCGACCAAGACCGAGCAGGCCGACCTGATGATGGCGCTGCACGGCCGACACGGCGAAGCCCCCATCGTGGTGCTGGCGCCCTGCACCCCGTCCGACTGCTTCCACATGGCCATCGAAGCCAGCCGGATCGCATTGACATACCGCACCCCGGTCATGCTGCTGTCCGACGGCTACCTCGCCAACGGTTCCGAACCCTGGCAGCTGCCCGACGTGTCGTCGCTACCCGACCTGCGCGTCGAGTTCGCCACCGGACCCAACCACACCCTCGACGACGGCAGCGAGGTGTTCTGGGCCTACAAACGCGACCCCGAAACCCTCGCCCGGCCATGGGCGGTACCCGGCACACCCGGTCTGCAACACCGCATCGGCGGCCTGGAGAAACGCGACGGCACCGGAGACATCTCCTACGACCCCGCCAACCACGACCACATGGTCCGCATCCGGGCCCGCCGAATCGCCGAGATCCCCGTCCCCGACGTGACCGTCGAAGACCCCGAAGGCCAGGCGAAAGTCCTGGTCCTCGGCTGGGGATCGACCTACGGACCCATCGGCGCGGCCTGCCGCGCCCTGCGGTCGCGAGGCATGAACATCGCGCAGGCGCACCTGCGGCACCTCAACCCGATGCCGGCCAACCTCGCCGACATCCTCGACTCCTACGACAAGGTCGTGGTGCCCGAGATGAACCTCGGACAACTGTCGAGCGTGCTGCGGTCCACCTACGGCACCGACGTGGTGCCCTACAACCAGGTGCGCGGACTCCCGTTCACATCACACGAACTCGAATCGGTGCTGGAAGAGGTCGTCAAGAATGTCTGA
- a CDS encoding SigE family RNA polymerase sigma factor, whose product MRSESEFIALYESRFAELAAQVFAYTSDASEAQDLVQEAFLRAWQRWDTIGTYDEPLAWVRRVAWNLATSRHRRVAVARRFLQRSTPPEPHPGMSPDHVALVEALRKVPEKQRRAVVLHYLGDLSVAEIAAQTGAKEGTVKSWLHRGRAELARHLNEFEATGELRRPGEVTRRG is encoded by the coding sequence GTGCGGTCAGAAAGCGAGTTCATCGCGCTCTATGAGTCGCGATTCGCGGAACTGGCTGCCCAAGTCTTCGCGTACACCTCCGACGCGAGCGAAGCCCAAGACCTCGTCCAGGAGGCGTTCCTACGCGCCTGGCAACGCTGGGACACCATCGGCACCTACGACGAACCGCTGGCATGGGTGCGTCGGGTCGCGTGGAACCTGGCCACCAGCCGACATCGCAGAGTCGCGGTCGCCCGCAGATTCCTGCAACGCTCCACCCCACCGGAACCGCATCCGGGCATGAGCCCCGACCACGTCGCACTGGTCGAAGCGCTGCGCAAGGTCCCCGAAAAACAGCGCCGCGCCGTGGTCCTGCACTACCTGGGCGACCTGTCGGTCGCCGAGATCGCCGCGCAGACCGGCGCCAAGGAAGGCACCGTGAAATCGTGGCTCCACCGCGGTCGGGCCGAACTGGCCCGACACCTGAACGAATTCGAGGCTACTGGTGAGCTTCGCAGACCGGGCGAGGTGACCCGGCGTGGATGA
- a CDS encoding phage holin family protein produces MTYLLKIVTTAAALWVTTLIFSPHIDTTADSTLGHIGTLLAVALIFGLVNGIVKPIVKVIGCAVYAASLGLFALVVNAALFLLVDLIADWFDLPFHVNGFWWAMLGAVVVAVVSWILNLVVPDKKGR; encoded by the coding sequence ATGACCTACCTCCTCAAAATCGTCACCACGGCAGCCGCGCTGTGGGTGACCACCCTCATCTTCTCCCCGCACATCGACACCACCGCCGACAGCACCCTGGGCCACATCGGAACCCTGCTGGCGGTGGCGCTGATCTTCGGTCTGGTCAACGGAATCGTCAAACCCATCGTCAAGGTGATCGGCTGTGCGGTCTACGCGGCCAGTCTCGGGTTGTTCGCGCTGGTCGTCAACGCCGCGCTGTTCCTGCTGGTGGACCTGATCGCCGACTGGTTCGACCTGCCGTTCCACGTCAACGGATTCTGGTGGGCGATGTTGGGCGCGGTCGTCGTCGCCGTCGTCAGTTGGATTCTCAACCTGGTCGTCCCCGACAAGAAGGGGCGCTGA
- a CDS encoding IclR family transcriptional regulator: MAGGHKPGSASPDPKRPLKKSEPTDLIRSVQRALRVMEAIGAVPGGLTAKQIARRCGLTLPTSYHLARTLTYEGYLIRGDEGRFQVGLKVSDRYADLAKTMRGPSTVAEVLRRTVGDTGYSHYLGRMVDGRVAVTAVSEGTRSPMLEDLILGFDEGAHATALGKALLSTMSTQERRYYLRETGMRKYTDFTMTEPRALEYDLAQLAAEGMYTEINQFRTGVGCVASVVRDDPDPRCRTVIACTMPLPELRMYGTRVKNRLRRAADELVQLV, encoded by the coding sequence ATGGCTGGGGGCCACAAACCCGGCTCGGCGAGTCCGGACCCAAAGCGACCATTGAAGAAATCCGAACCGACCGACCTGATCCGCAGCGTTCAACGGGCACTGCGAGTCATGGAGGCGATCGGGGCGGTGCCTGGTGGTTTGACCGCCAAGCAGATCGCGCGCCGGTGTGGCCTGACGCTACCGACGTCCTACCATCTGGCGCGGACGTTGACATACGAAGGATATTTGATCAGAGGCGACGAAGGTCGGTTCCAAGTCGGTCTGAAGGTTTCGGACCGATATGCCGACCTCGCCAAGACCATGCGAGGCCCATCCACAGTGGCCGAGGTGCTGCGCCGGACTGTTGGAGACACCGGTTACAGCCACTACCTGGGTCGGATGGTCGATGGCCGTGTCGCGGTCACCGCGGTATCGGAGGGCACTAGATCTCCGATGCTGGAAGACTTGATCCTCGGTTTCGACGAGGGGGCACACGCCACGGCGCTGGGCAAGGCGCTGCTGTCGACGATGTCTACTCAGGAACGCCGGTATTACCTGCGCGAGACCGGGATGCGCAAGTACACCGACTTCACGATGACCGAACCGCGCGCGTTGGAGTACGACCTGGCCCAGTTGGCGGCCGAGGGTATGTACACCGAGATCAATCAGTTCCGTACCGGAGTGGGTTGTGTCGCTTCCGTGGTGCGGGACGACCCGGATCCACGGTGCCGCACCGTGATCGCCTGCACCATGCCGCTTCCGGAACTGCGGATGTACGGCACGCGGGTGAAGAACCGGTTGCGTCGTGCCGCCGACGAACTGGTGCAACTGGTGTAG
- a CDS encoding MFS transporter — MTTPQRAATAALTTTVATVCPVFLVGGLSVQIMDELTFSPAGLGLAVALYFTTSALVSVWSGRFVERVGVRKAAVAAIVLVAIALVGIAASVTFTMLIVMLILAGPANSLGQLSANALLAKRIPPKRQGLMFGIKQAAIPASTTLAGLSVPLIALTLGWRWAFGFAALLALGALLLLPPNPGAAAKAAPHPAARRRPSAALVVITAAAALGATAANPLGTFIADYAVFRGMSEAFAGMTVTIGGLAGVVARISVGWLADKRSSGRLSMIAIMLAAGSMGLLILLAPGLWTIPVGTAVGFALGWAWPGLLNFAITLRHPDAPAAATGVTQTGVYLGGGIGPLSFGAIVDLWGYPTAWTTMSVLMLVGAALMVVGRRMLLRVT, encoded by the coding sequence ATGACCACCCCTCAACGCGCCGCGACCGCAGCCCTCACCACCACGGTGGCGACGGTTTGTCCGGTATTCCTCGTCGGCGGTCTCAGCGTTCAGATCATGGACGAGCTGACCTTCTCTCCCGCTGGTCTGGGGTTGGCCGTCGCACTGTACTTCACCACGAGCGCACTGGTGAGTGTCTGGTCTGGACGGTTCGTCGAACGGGTGGGAGTACGCAAGGCCGCCGTCGCCGCCATCGTGCTGGTGGCGATCGCGCTCGTCGGCATCGCCGCATCGGTGACCTTCACCATGTTGATCGTGATGTTGATCCTGGCCGGTCCGGCCAACAGCCTGGGGCAACTGTCGGCGAACGCGTTGCTGGCGAAACGGATCCCACCGAAGCGTCAGGGACTGATGTTCGGGATCAAACAGGCGGCCATCCCTGCGTCGACGACCCTTGCGGGCCTCTCTGTTCCGTTGATCGCACTCACCCTGGGATGGCGTTGGGCGTTCGGGTTCGCCGCGCTGCTGGCGTTGGGAGCGCTACTGCTGTTGCCGCCCAACCCCGGTGCCGCCGCCAAGGCCGCACCTCATCCCGCCGCCCGTCGCCGCCCCAGCGCCGCACTGGTGGTCATCACGGCCGCGGCCGCCCTGGGCGCCACCGCCGCCAACCCGTTGGGAACCTTCATTGCCGACTACGCGGTGTTTCGCGGAATGTCGGAGGCGTTCGCCGGCATGACCGTCACGATCGGTGGCCTCGCCGGGGTCGTCGCCCGAATCAGTGTCGGCTGGTTGGCCGACAAACGCAGCAGCGGGCGCCTCTCGATGATCGCGATCATGTTGGCCGCCGGCTCGATGGGTCTGCTGATCCTGCTGGCGCCCGGCTTGTGGACCATCCCGGTCGGCACCGCCGTCGGATTCGCCTTGGGTTGGGCGTGGCCGGGACTGTTGAACTTCGCGATCACACTGCGACACCCCGATGCGCCGGCCGCCGCCACCGGGGTCACCCAGACCGGTGTCTACCTCGGCGGCGGTATCGGCCCGTTGAGTTTCGGTGCGATCGTCGACCTGTGGGGTTACCCGACGGCGTGGACGACCATGTCGGTTCTCATGTTGGTGGGCGCCGCACTCATGGTCGTCGGTCGGCGCATGCTGCTGCGGGTCACCTGA
- a CDS encoding polyprenyl synthetase family protein, which produces MVSLAQRTTPLEFVDPQLEASVSEGLVVVERRLHEVVESGDQFLTEAASHLFKAGGKRFRPMLGLTAAHFGDPTADGVIQSALVMELTHLATLYHDDVMDEASKRRGAPSANSRWSNSIAILAGDYLFAVASELVAELGSDTVRTQARTFSRLVQGQIAETVGPPTDTDPIKWYLHVLAEKTGSLIATAAQLGAQFAKAPDEVVDAVAEFGEIIGVAFQLSDDLLDIASDGDTSGKVQGLDLMEGIPTLPVLYARIGEDTPERLRELISGPVAEEDLAETLTLLRASSAMDRARETLNDYGTRAKEIAAGLPACPARDALAGICDYMVARNS; this is translated from the coding sequence GTGGTGAGTTTGGCGCAGCGGACAACGCCGCTGGAGTTCGTGGACCCGCAACTGGAAGCCTCCGTATCCGAGGGCCTGGTGGTGGTGGAACGGCGGCTGCACGAGGTCGTCGAATCCGGCGACCAGTTTTTGACCGAGGCCGCATCCCACCTGTTCAAGGCCGGTGGGAAACGGTTCCGCCCCATGCTCGGGTTGACCGCCGCCCATTTCGGCGACCCGACGGCCGACGGGGTCATCCAGTCGGCGCTGGTGATGGAACTGACCCACCTGGCGACCCTGTACCACGACGACGTCATGGACGAGGCCTCGAAACGACGCGGCGCGCCCAGCGCCAACTCACGGTGGTCGAACTCGATCGCGATCCTCGCCGGGGACTACCTGTTCGCGGTGGCGTCCGAGCTGGTCGCCGAACTGGGTTCGGACACCGTCCGGACGCAGGCCCGAACGTTCTCACGCCTGGTGCAGGGGCAGATCGCCGAGACCGTCGGTCCGCCCACCGACACCGACCCGATCAAGTGGTACCTGCACGTCCTGGCGGAGAAGACCGGTTCGCTGATCGCGACCGCGGCTCAGTTGGGTGCACAGTTCGCGAAAGCTCCGGACGAGGTCGTCGACGCGGTCGCGGAGTTCGGCGAGATCATCGGCGTGGCGTTCCAGTTGTCGGACGACCTGCTGGACATCGCCTCCGACGGTGACACCTCCGGCAAGGTTCAGGGCCTCGACCTGATGGAGGGCATCCCGACCCTTCCGGTGTTGTACGCGCGCATCGGTGAGGACACACCGGAACGGCTGCGGGAACTGATCAGCGGCCCGGTCGCCGAAGAGGATCTGGCGGAGACGTTGACGTTGCTGCGGGCATCCTCCGCGATGGACCGCGCGCGTGAGACGTTGAACGACTACGGGACCCGCGCGAAGGAGATCGCCGCCGGGTTGCCGGCCTGCCCGGCCCGGGACGCCCTGGCAGGTATCTGCGACTACATGGTGGCGCGCAACAGCTGA
- a CDS encoding class I SAM-dependent methyltransferase produces the protein MVNHQDETRTAYDGVVELYASLFANRLETQPFSRTMIGTFAELVRATGNPRAADVGCGPGHLTAMLHELGLDAFGLDLAPGMIDHARQAHPALRFQEARMECLPIEDAALGGVLAHYSMIHTPPGELPELLAEQARVLAPGGLLLVSFFGTDEQEPVRFDHKVAPAYSWPADRLAELLADAGLVPFARLLHDPASERGFLDAHLLARRS, from the coding sequence GTGGTGAATCATCAGGACGAGACCAGGACGGCCTACGACGGAGTCGTCGAGCTGTACGCATCGCTGTTCGCAAACCGGCTGGAGACACAACCTTTCTCTCGGACCATGATCGGCACTTTCGCCGAACTGGTGCGCGCGACAGGCAACCCGCGGGCAGCGGACGTCGGGTGCGGGCCTGGACATCTGACAGCCATGCTGCACGAACTGGGCCTGGACGCCTTCGGACTCGACCTCGCCCCCGGCATGATCGACCACGCCCGGCAGGCCCATCCGGCGCTGCGCTTCCAGGAGGCGCGGATGGAATGCCTGCCGATCGAGGACGCCGCCCTCGGCGGCGTCCTGGCCCACTACTCGATGATCCACACCCCTCCGGGAGAACTACCGGAGCTGCTCGCCGAGCAGGCACGCGTCCTGGCGCCGGGTGGCCTGCTCCTGGTCTCCTTCTTCGGGACCGACGAACAAGAACCGGTCCGCTTCGACCACAAGGTGGCGCCTGCCTACAGCTGGCCGGCGGATCGCCTCGCCGAACTGCTGGCCGACGCCGGGCTCGTTCCCTTCGCCCGGTTGCTCCACGATCCAGCCTCCGAAAGGGGCTTCCTCGACGCCCATCTGCTGGCCCGCCGTTCGTAG
- a CDS encoding NADH-quinone oxidoreductase subunit J family protein: MTITDVLLCVFGVITLAAGFRVVTTAHLVRAGLWLVVALGGLAACFLVLTAELVAWVQVLIYVGAVVVLLLFAVMLTRAPIGAGENMDRRRWPAALIGGAAGVGLAAVFIETFRWRAVDMNSVQPGTAERLGAEVFGSWVLPFELLSILLLSALVGAIVISVRRSAVEKR; this comes from the coding sequence ATGACCATCACCGATGTGCTGCTGTGCGTGTTCGGCGTGATCACTCTCGCCGCCGGTTTCCGGGTCGTCACGACGGCGCATCTGGTGCGAGCCGGCCTGTGGTTGGTCGTCGCCCTGGGTGGACTGGCCGCCTGCTTCCTGGTGTTGACCGCCGAACTGGTCGCCTGGGTCCAGGTGTTGATCTACGTCGGTGCCGTCGTCGTACTGCTGCTGTTCGCCGTGATGCTGACCCGCGCACCCATCGGCGCCGGCGAGAACATGGACCGTCGCCGTTGGCCCGCCGCCCTCATCGGGGGCGCGGCCGGGGTCGGACTCGCGGCGGTGTTCATCGAGACGTTCCGGTGGCGCGCGGTCGACATGAACTCGGTGCAACCCGGCACCGCCGAACGTCTGGGCGCGGAGGTCTTCGGCTCCTGGGTGCTGCCGTTCGAGCTGCTGTCGATCCTGTTGCTGTCGGCGCTGGTCGGCGCGATCGTGATCTCGGTGCGCAGGTCCGCGGTGGAGAAGAGGTGA
- a CDS encoding ABC-F family ATP-binding cassette domain-containing protein — protein sequence MSTSIVVNNLDFVWQDGQRLFTGLELTVSDGRTGFIGNNGSGKSTLLRLIAGELAPASGSIEVVGQVAWLPQNLPLTLDTHVDELLGIRPQRAALKAIEAGDTDEANFAIIGDAWDVEELARVELDRLGLEHIDLDRTVAGLSGGESMLVGLAGRLLTRPDVLILDEPTNNLDIVARRRLYETVESFSKTLLVVSHDRELLERMDAIAELRDSKVRTFEGGYTAYETAIGIEQEAAERMVRVAKADMNKQKQELIATQEKLTKRLRYGKKMHEQKREPLIVMNARKRQAQVSAAKLKIDKQTDLADAKSRLEEAEEQVRDDAEIKVDLPETEVPAGRDVCVVTDANVAYGDEPVFGEDGFSLHLRGPERVALVGANGSGKTTLLRLLAGELTPHSVSMQRGSVKLGVSAHYLPQRLELLDESKSILDNMRRFAPSASNTLLRTRLARFLFRKDRPDQLVETLSGGERLRAALACVLSAEPAPGLLMLDEPTNNLDMTSTRQLEQALNAYRGALVVVSHDVAFLRAIGINRWLDVERGVGVTEHG from the coding sequence ATGTCTACCTCCATTGTGGTCAACAATCTGGACTTCGTCTGGCAGGACGGCCAACGGTTGTTCACCGGCTTGGAGTTGACCGTCAGCGACGGCCGCACCGGATTCATCGGCAACAACGGCAGCGGTAAATCGACGCTGTTGCGGCTGATCGCCGGTGAGCTCGCTCCCGCGTCGGGCTCCATCGAGGTGGTCGGCCAGGTGGCGTGGCTTCCGCAGAATCTGCCGTTGACATTGGACACCCATGTCGACGAGCTGCTCGGGATCCGGCCGCAGCGGGCCGCCCTGAAGGCGATCGAGGCCGGCGATACCGACGAGGCGAACTTCGCGATCATCGGTGACGCCTGGGATGTCGAGGAACTGGCTCGCGTCGAATTGGATCGGCTCGGTCTGGAACACATCGACCTGGATCGCACCGTCGCCGGCCTGTCCGGTGGTGAGTCCATGCTGGTGGGTCTGGCCGGGCGACTTCTGACCCGACCTGACGTGCTGATCCTGGACGAGCCGACCAACAACCTCGACATCGTCGCCAGGCGACGGCTGTACGAGACCGTGGAGTCCTTCAGTAAGACGCTGCTGGTCGTCAGCCACGATCGTGAACTGTTGGAACGCATGGACGCCATCGCGGAACTGCGGGACAGCAAGGTGCGCACCTTCGAGGGCGGCTACACCGCCTACGAGACCGCGATCGGAATCGAACAGGAGGCCGCGGAACGGATGGTCCGGGTCGCCAAGGCAGACATGAACAAGCAGAAGCAGGAGCTGATCGCCACTCAGGAGAAACTGACCAAGCGTCTGCGGTACGGCAAGAAGATGCACGAGCAGAAACGTGAACCGCTCATAGTGATGAACGCGCGCAAGCGCCAGGCGCAGGTCAGTGCCGCCAAGTTGAAGATCGACAAGCAGACCGATCTGGCCGACGCCAAGTCTCGACTGGAGGAGGCCGAGGAACAGGTCCGCGACGACGCCGAGATCAAAGTGGATCTTCCCGAGACCGAGGTCCCCGCCGGTCGTGACGTCTGCGTCGTGACCGACGCCAACGTCGCCTACGGCGATGAACCGGTGTTCGGCGAGGACGGGTTCTCACTGCACCTGCGCGGTCCCGAACGGGTCGCATTGGTGGGCGCCAACGGATCGGGCAAGACCACGCTGCTTCGGCTGTTGGCCGGTGAACTGACACCACACTCCGTCTCGATGCAGCGGGGATCGGTGAAGTTGGGCGTGTCGGCGCACTACCTGCCGCAACGGCTCGAACTGCTCGACGAGTCGAAGAGCATCCTCGACAACATGCGGCGGTTCGCTCCATCGGCGTCGAACACGCTGCTGCGGACCAGGTTGGCGCGCTTCCTGTTCCGCAAGGACCGACCCGACCAGTTGGTCGAGACGTTGTCGGGTGGCGAGCGGCTGCGCGCGGCGTTGGCGTGCGTCCTGTCGGCCGAACCGGCGCCCGGGTTGTTGATGTTGGACGAGCCCACGAACAACCTGGACATGACCAGCACGCGACAACTGGAGCAGGCGCTCAACGCCTACCGGGGCGCGCTGGTCGTGGTCAGTCACGACGTGGCGTTCCTGCGGGCCATCGGCATCAACCGGTGGTTGGACGTCGAACGCGGCGTCGGAGTGACCGAACACGGTTAG